The Melanotaenia boesemani isolate fMelBoe1 chromosome 3, fMelBoe1.pri, whole genome shotgun sequence genome contains the following window.
CTTCGTCAAGGGTCTGCCGTGGGCTCCCAAAGTCCGGTAATATTCAGTGCCAATAAACAAATTGCAGAATTTGTTATGAATTCTTTCTCACTGATAAGCTGTCGTTCAAATTTACAACTACCACATTTATTTAGGTGGCTccttcttcctgtttacacaTGCAGAGTGAACAATTAAAGTTCactattttgtaattatttgctCCAACAGGGAAAAAGACATTGAAAATTTTCTGGAATCAAGTCGAAGTAAATTCATTGGTTACACGCTTGGAAGGTAGGTTCTCTCTTGACTATAACTAAAAGTGATATCTGACACCAGCTATGTTAACATGCTAAGATCAagtaataaagcattttttcctGCATGCCCTGCAGCGATACAGATACAGTGGTTGGTTTACCCAGGCCCATTCATGAGAGCATCAAGACGTTAAAGCAGGTATTGCAACATACTGCACAGTGTGTCAATATTTCCCTGCAGAAtagatttatatttttgctGAGCTGTTAATACTCCTGGAATTTAAGCTAATGTCTTCTTATTTTCCAGCACAAGTACATTTCTATAGCAGAAATACAGATTGCAAAGGAGGAGGAATACCAGAAAACTCCTCTATCTGGTGTAAGCGGAAATTTAACTCATTTTTTATGATAATTTGTTCTCAATAAGATAAGTCTGGAACAGCATCATGCTACATTATAGAGAGCAGACCTTCAAGGCTAATAATCAGATTgcttagagttttttttttttgttgtctgcATCTCATTTCttgcttttctgtttccttgttGTCAGGGTGAAGAGGAGGTGGAGATGTGCGCGACTGAACTGCTCTATCAGGGAATTCTGCCCAGTTTGCCTCAATACATGGTTAGTGCTGTTCATGACTTTGCAGCCTCAGGATCAGCTCATATTCTGTTGCAGCCGGAAATTTCATATAACAACCTTGATTTAACTCACTTCCAATGCAGTGCTGCTTCTGTCCTGCTGTCACAGACACACCGAGAGGGAGCAACAGATCAGAGGAGGAACTGTACATGAAAATGTCAGATTGTGACACTGAGCTGTAGTAAAATATCTGCATccaaatgtgttaaataaaattttgtattttccttTAGATTTAGAGCAGCATTTCATAGATGGCTGCAAAAAGACACTAAATTAttctgttaatttaattttgtgttgAATTTGGCTGTTGAAAAGGCTGATATTTGACCTAACAGGGGTCCTCATTGCCGTTGCCTCCTGTATATATGCAGGTCAAACACTGATGTGCAATGGTGGATTGAGCTATACATGTCACTGAAATGTATGTGAAACTGCATAATGaggttttgtttcagtttaataCTTTTGACTAAGCTTGATGACTGATGGTAAATAGTGTTTCCATACTGCCTGCTGAAAGTAGGACTAATAGAGCTTCAGTATCCACAtccttttttattaattcagaGGCTGAATAGGGGATCAGAGCTGATGTTTGAGACACCTCTGATATGCATCTGCACACTGGGGGgtgaaaaacaatcaaacacgAGGCAATCAGCTGACTATGATGGGGGTTTTCTATTTGTaagcacacactgatgcagCACTGAGCTACATGCAGCCTGTGTGAACAACCTACAGCAGTGATGAGTTTCAGCTGTGGTGTAGCTGAGATCACGTGGAGAACTCAActatctttgtgtgttttatgagtTGTTGGGTTATAATTTGCTTCTAATAGTACTCGTCCTGAGTTGCCAATTACAATGTTTTATCTAATGCTGAAATTTGATCGTGTTGCGGACCAGTGTAATGgaagttttgttattttgtatGTATCTCCTCCTCATATAATCAAGCACCAACTCTCtgttgcaaaaaacaaaacaaaacaatccacAGCCTAAAATCTTTGTCACTGTGTGTTTTGTGGGAGAAAAATTGAAGCATGGTGTTAAGCtggcttgttttgtttgaaCGTTTCCCTGTAAGCTCCAtgtcatatttttaaattcaaacACTCTGGCCAAACAACGACGAATTAAAATAATGTCTATTGAATTACATCTCCATTTATTAAAGGAAAAGCTGCAATAATTAAATATGGTGTCACAATtaaaagcatgttaaaggtaaatgTTAATGTCCAACTTGACAATGTGTTTCTCCCTGAATGTTAGATTGCGCTGCTAAAGATCCTGCTTGCTGCTGCGCCGACATCCAAAGCCAAAACAGACTCCATTAATATCCTGGCTGATGTGCTGCCGGAGGAGATGCCGTAAGTGGATCGACCAGGAAAATAGCCAAACTTAACCAACAATTAAACAATAACATTAATATCTTCATATTCTAAGTCCAGGTATACAGATTGTGGAATTAGTCTCTAACTTGAAGTTAAAGAGATTATGCTTTCAGCAGATTATTgtagataaaaatgttttatcagcATCAGAATATCTGTAGAAATGTTCATGTTCACAGTGTAGGTATCTAACTATGTCCAGGAAGAAGCTGAAGCTGTAAAGCCGAGGTGCTGAATAAAACAGGCTTTAAAGGCTTTATAATTAAACGTGAACAGTTCAGTCTGCAGGTTGAAGGTCACGTGCTTTGCTGTGTGGTGCTGATCTCTATCTGACTCTGCAGGACCACCGTACTGCAGAGCATGAAGCTTGGCGTCGACGTCAATCGTCACAAAGAAATCATTGTGAAAGCCATCTCTGCcatcctgctgctgcttttgaAGCACTTCAAACTAAACCACGTCTATCAGGTTTGAACGCCACATGCTTGTTTTCAAGCTTAGACATTGTTGTGAGGGAAATCTCTTTACCTGAGCAAtgcttgtctttgtgtgtgctctTTTTGTAGTTTGAGTATATGGCTCAGCACCTGGTGTTTGCCAACTGCATCCCACTCATCCTGAAGTTCTTCAACCAGAACATCATGTCTTACATCACAGCTAAGAATAGGTACTGTGAGGGTCTgtttaaatagaataaaactgattaataCTTGgtaaaaactgaattttatatctttttatttcctgaTCCTGATTGTTGTTTCTTGAACAGCATTTCTGTACTTGACTTTCCATACTGCGTGGTGCACGAGCTCCCGGAGTTAACTGCTGAGAGTTTAGTGAGttttcacatttctgttttgacTTGGTCCAGCGATTTCAAACCGGATCTTTTTCTCACTCtgaattatttctgtattaCAGGAAGCAGGAGATAACAATCAGTTTTGCTGGAGGAATCTGTTTTCATGTATCAACTTACTGAGGATCCTGAACAAACTAACTAAGTGGAAACACTCCAGAACAATGGTGAGAGAAGTTCACATCATATTTATCAAGATAGACGACTTTTGTATGTGTATATTTGCTGGTGTATATCTTTACGTTTCTCTCTCCTCCACCAGATGCTGGTCGTCTTTAAATCTGCTCCCATCCTGAAGAGGGCGCTGAAAGTCAAGCAGGCCATGATGCAACTTTATGTCCTTAAACTGCTCAAAGTGCAGACTAAATACTTGGGGCGGCAGTGGAGGAAGAGCAACATGAAGACCATGTCTGCCATCTACCAGAAAGTCCGACATCGTCTTAATGATGACTGGGCGTATGGAAACGGTGAGCAGAACCTGAAGCTACACTGAATCTACTAAATTGTCcacaaaaatgtgtgaaaatcagAATGTGTAAGGGAAGGGTTGTTAGTAGGATTAATGTCGCTAGGTTAGCTGTAAGTGTCCTCACATCCAGttattgtgttttgttatgGCCAGCTCTGCCACATAGGACAGAGAAATTTACCCAAATCTTTACAGGACAAACAGACTGGATACCCAATCATTTGTAAAGCAGCACATACTTACTGTTGTCAATCTTattataataaaaggaaatcagAAAGATGGAAAGTTCAAGTAATgcaaaatggcagaaaaattaggctttttttttttttgctaaaacaATCTGTAAAACACAGCTTTGACAGTAAATTACTGtacttcttttacttttaattgcAATTTTGAGTAAAATTACATTACTCGTCATTACCAAAGTTCTGTAAGTTTACAACATAATTTGGGGGCTTGTTATGCATGTCAgttattgtatatttatattatgtAAACAGGTTTAATTCTAAAGTATGTGTTCTGTAAGTTAAAAAGAATCTTATGGGAATGTTTTGACTATTACAGCAACAactaatagtagtagtagtttcaGTACTAATAGTAGTAATAGTGATAACAGTAGTAATATAATATGTCCAATTTGAAATCAGAGGTAAACTTGACATTCATGTCAATAAAAACCTGACCATACTGAGTTAACTTTCATATTTGAGATTCTACACTTTAGTTTCACCTTCCTAACATATTCAGCTGTTTACAGCCACACCTACAGCATTCATTTACAGAGTTTTACTACATTAAATGTATATATGTTAGGATTTAGCTGTACTTTCTCAGAGTAGACCAAAGTTTACTAAGTCTGTTTGTCTCTGAGAACAGATCTGGACGCTCGTCCCTGGGACTTCCAGGCTGAAGAGTGCGCCCTGCGGGCTAGCATTGAACGCTTTAACAGTCGGCGCTACGACAAGAGCCACAGCAATCCAGACTTCCTGCCGGTGGACAACTGTCTGCAGAGTGTTCTGGGACAGCGAGTAGATCTGCCTGAGGACTTCCAAATGAACTATGACCTCTGGCTGGAGCGCGAGGTTTTCTCCAAACCCATTTCTTGGGAAGAACTGCTACAGTGAGGATCAGCCACTGTTAGcatctttgttcttttatttcccccttaaataaacagttttgttaaggagtgcagagaaaaacacagacagtGTTCTCGCTGATCAAACTCTGAACGCAGCATCGTGCTACATTTTCTGACGGATGGATTTCACTCAGAAGTCTCCCAGATGTTGACTACCAAACATCAGCTGGTTGAACAGGTTCAAGGCTCTaaccaaatgtttttgtttttgttattaactTTTGCCTTTTAAGACGTTTGGCATTAAGGATGCCaatctgggggaaaaaaaagaaagctcaTCCTTTTGTATTGAGGTTGACTGAGACTTTTCCAGCTTCTCCCACTTTTGTAATCGAACCTTGCATTTGTAGGTATTTGCTCTGTGTGCCTCTTACCTCCTACACTAGGTCAGTAAATGAGCTGGAAAAACTACATGACtgtatgtttgcttttaattttaattaaacttatttgaaataaattttatGTATTAACTCTTGAGTCGAGGTTGGACTCCACACAGTAAAGTTACATGTAACAAATCAGACAttcctctgttttatttctcttagCAAGACAAAAGGAGTGTATAGGAACtattggggggggggttagTTTATGTGCAAATaccaacattttactttttaaataatgatcTGAATATGATGAGTTCCTGTTTACAGGATTGACTTTATTATTCCATCTTATGTTGATTCATTTTGAgcattttttgctgttttcggGGACTATCCAGACAGCCATCCAGGTTTTACTGACCACCAGGCTGGATGGACATGAAAATGCATCATTAGATTTCTGCCCACAGTAAGAAGagtcattttctttattcactCATCAGACAAATGTTTTGAACTCGTGAATTCTTTCCCAGaacctttttttatatatatatctccatggtttgtttaatttgttattgGAAGgattaagaaaatgaaaacgtGTGTAAATTGTGAAATGTATTTTGTCATggctgttgttgttttacatAGACTTAAGTACTGTAATAAAACTATACTGTCATTCAAGTTGGATTCATGTTTCTCtttaaatgcttttgttttggCATTTTTTAGAAAGTGAAAGAGAGGTGAGCAAAGTTGGAAGCTGGGCTGTAAAGAGCTGGATCTTTTTGCAGCATGCAGGGGTCAAATGAAGATTAACATCCACTTAAACAAGGGAACAAATGCATCAATATCAACATAAATACATCACAAATTCACCAATTTTTTTAAACGTGTGATTACAAAGTATTACAAATTTTCTTTCTACATGtcagatgtttctttttctactttttagagttaatttaaaacataGCAGACAATTTCCTGCTGAAAATTGTCTTAtcacaaagaataaaattaggttttataaattaaaatagaaattttaaatatctCTTGGCcagtttttatggtttttatgtACAAGGCGTGCTGTAAATATTTTGAACTATGCTGCAGGACTTTTCactcatcagaaaaaaaaaaatcctatcaACACTGTAATCAGTACGTTGCTGTCTTTAATTCTTCACTTAcgttataaataaatttaaacattttttttttatcccaccccacctcctcctcactACTTCTGTGTTTGAAATCAATTCAAATATTTTGGTCACACCCACTTCCGCTCTGAGATGAACAAATCAGTCCAAAGGCTTCTGAGTCAGTTGTTCAGGAAATGAAACGATGAGAAAAAACGCGCCTTTTTCCACACAAACATGGCAGAGTTTCATATGCCTGTGAGAATGAATCGTCTCTCTTGTCGAATCTGCAGAGAGCTCCTCAGGAATCCGGCAACTATCCCCTGTGGACACAAATTCTGCCTGGACTGCATCCAGGACTGCTGGGAGCGGGACAAGTTGAACTGCAGCTGCCCTGAATGTGGGCAGAAGTTTCCTTACAGACCTCATTTGATCAAGAACACAACTCTGGTTGAGGTGGCGAGAGACACAGAGGAAACTGAGAGTAGGAAAAGGAAAGAGCAGCTTTCAGCTGAATCCTTGCAGGCACTGAAGAGACACCGGAGCAGCACAGAAACATCTGGGAAACCTTTATGTCCTCGCCACAAGATCCCACTGGATGTTTACTGCTGCACAGATAATCATATCCTATGTGCTCTGTGTGCTTCAACAAAGCATTCAGGGCATAGATTTGGGTTGGTGATGGAGGAGCGGAGGAGAAAGcaggtaaataaaataacaaacacaaagaaatccTGCCATTTACTAGTCAGTAACCAATGAAGaggactcttttttttaactataaacCTGTAAACAGGAAAAATGCTGGGCGGGCTCCAGGAGGAGTTTGGGTTCAGTCCAGGTGAAATTTTCCATTATGAGTCAGAAACCCAGTCCAGCTGTAAGACAATCTTATCCTGTGCAGCAACCCTAATCactaaaacaacagcaaaagaaaCTCAAGTAATATCTAAATCATTATGGCTTTTGAGAACTTATGAAATTgatttttctaaaacaaaaatgatctcATCAAgatttcacatgttttttttctaatttaaggTTAACCTGCTTTTAGACTGAAGAGAGAAGATATCTTTGATTAGTTACTTAGGGGTGGGGGGGGAACGAAGATAAAATTTGTGCAACATCATGGCACCTTCCTGCTGGCAGGAAACGATATACACCCACAAAAGCTAAAGCTTTCTTCTAGAAATATATTGCAGACTGTCATTTCATGTTGTCATAGAGGATTGTGGAAATAGGTCACTGAAGTGTGTGTTACTGAGTCCAACACATTACTTAAAGTGGCAgtaatttttttgaaaacaacaaatgaatAATGTAAAGGAAGCCCTAAcatttaacagttaaaaaaaaaactaaaataatgttttcgTGGATAATGAAATGATTTATGGATGCAGGCATGACACTGACAGAACTAGGGGGATGTTTccaatttaaacaaagaaactaAACATACAAAGCAAGATCCTGTTTACCCAGTCTGTTATAAACACAGCTACATTTCagcagacaaaataaaatttattgcaGTTTTATAAATCttgtaaaataatgttaattgATCTAACATGCACTTAAGGAGGAGCTGAGGAAGGTGCAGACAAAACTCAGAGAGACTCTGCAGGAGCAAGAGAAGAAGTGGGAGAACATGGGGGAGATGTCTGAACAGATTCAGGTGAGGAAAGCGTTTCTTATTGTTTGCACTATGTATACGTCTCTGTCCACAGATCCACTGATACATCTCATTTGCATATAAAACAGGTGGAAGCCAGACAAACAGAGGACTACTGTGAAAGTGCCATAGTCAGAGTCATTGACTGCCTTCAGAGACGTTACATGTCAGTGAAGCAGCTGATCGGAGCACAGGTGGAGGCAGCAGCAGCCCAGGTTCACATCTCAAAGCAG
Protein-coding sequences here:
- the strip1 gene encoding striatin-interacting protein 1 homolog, yielding MMDVGDNGGGLPVNNKQRAMIPNKSRGEFPRNPRKDSEGLSESPDLEFEYSDTDKWAAELSELYSYTEGPEFALNRKCFEEEFRTHVSDKKWTELDAVQHRAHAMRLLDGLEVIAREKRLKVARAILYMAQGTFAECSSETEVQHWMRYNIFLLLDVGTFSALVELLNMEIDNSAACSSAVRKPAISLADSTDLRVLLNIMYLMVETIQQDDPADKPEWKIIRETFRAELGSPLFNNEPISVTLFGMVTKFCSGHAPHFPMKKVLLLLWKSILFTLGGFEQLQSIKVRKREELGLPPLPEDSIGVIRSMRAASPPASASDLIEQQQKRARREHKALIKQDNLDAFNEKDPYKADDSREDEDDNDDNDNSLETETFPLERDEVMPPPIPHPPSEKVFFVKGLPWAPKVREKDIENFLESSRSKFIGYTLGSDTDTVVGLPRPIHESIKTLKQHKYISIAEIQIAKEEEYQKTPLSGGEEEVEMCATELLYQGILPSLPQYMIALLKILLAAAPTSKAKTDSINILADVLPEEMPTTVLQSMKLGVDVNRHKEIIVKAISAILLLLLKHFKLNHVYQFEYMAQHLVFANCIPLILKFFNQNIMSYITAKNSISVLDFPYCVVHELPELTAESLEAGDNNQFCWRNLFSCINLLRILNKLTKWKHSRTMMLVVFKSAPILKRALKVKQAMMQLYVLKLLKVQTKYLGRQWRKSNMKTMSAIYQKVRHRLNDDWAYGNDLDARPWDFQAEECALRASIERFNSRRYDKSHSNPDFLPVDNCLQSVLGQRVDLPEDFQMNYDLWLEREVFSKPISWEELLQ